From Pseudomonas sp. stari2:
GATGCAGACCGATTTGCAAGCGACTCAGGCCTTCCTGATCCGCGAAGGCCGCAGCGATCCGGTCCTGGCTGAGCGGCGCGATATCGGCGGCGTGATAGGCCAGCGTGCGTAAGCGCTCCAGCCGCGCGACATCGGCCAGGTAGGGCACGCTCGACGCCGGCTCGAATCTGCTGATGAAGTCCGCCAGATCACTGCCGTAGTCGCTCATCATCGGGCTTTGTGGTGGGTGGTTTTGAATGAAAATTCCGGCCATGGCACGGAAGAATTCCTCTCCCACCAACTGCATCACCACGGGATAACTGTCGGCCAGTGCATTGCTCAACGAGCCTTGCACGTTGTTGCGGTACACCGCGAAACGACTGGCCGGATCGGCCCCGTTGGCGCTGCACAATCCGTCGGGGCAGGGCAGGCCGACATCGAGCAGTGCGGCGCTGAACACGGCTTGGGTGCTCATGGCCGAACTCCCGCGCAAAGCAGAAGCGCGTCGGCCTGTTGCGCCTCGGCCATCAGCACGTCGAAGGCCGGCACCTGATTGTCCCGTTCGATCAGCGTCGCCACCGGGCCGACGCGCTCGAGCGCCTGTCGGTACAAAGACCAGACAGCCTGATCGACCGGTGCGCCGTGATCATCGATCAGCAAACGATCACCGAGGCTGTCGGAATCTTCGGCAAACCCCGCCAGATGGATCTCGCCAACCGCGTGCAGCGGCAGCGCGTCGAGGTAGGCCAGAGGATCGCGCTGATGGTTGATGCAAGAGACGTAGACGTTGTTCACGTCCAGCAACAGACCGCAGCCGCTACGACGGATGACTTCACGGATGAAATCCGCTTCGTCCATCGTCGAGCGCTCGAACGCCAGATAGGTCGCCGGGTTTTCCAGCAGCATCGGACGCTTGAGGGTGCTCTGCACCTGGTCGATGTGATCGCAGACGCGATTCAGCGTCGGCGTATCGTAGGCCAGAGGCAACAGGTCATTGAGAAACACCGGGCCGTGAGTCGACCAGGCCAGGTGTTCGGAAAAGGAGTGGGGTTGATACCGCTCGATCAGCGCGCTCAGACGTTTGAGGTGTTGCACATCCAGCGGGCCTTCGGCACCGATGGACAGGCCGACACCGTGCAGCGACAACGGATACGCCTCGCGAATCAAACCCAGAAAATGATGAAACGGGCCGCCGGCCACCATGTAGTTTTCGGCGTGGACTTCGAAGAAACCGATGTCCGGTAGAGAGCCGAGCACTTCACGAAAGTGCCCGGTTTTGAGCCCCAGCCCGGCACGGGGCGGGAGCCCGGTGAGGGCTGCCCGAGTGCGGGGGGAGGCATGGTCGCAGGAAGTGATCATGATCGACACTCGGGCAGCCTCCGGATCAGGACTTGGCCTTGAAGGCTTCCATCTGACCGAAACCGGTCGGCGAAGTCTTGCTTTCGGTGGTGGTGCAAGTGCCTTTCGGAACGAACTTCCAGGAGTTGGCCTGGTAATCCATTTTCGCCGTGCCTGCACAGGTGGTACCGGCGCCGGCGGCGCAGTCGTTATGACCTTTCATGGCCACGCCGAAGCATTTTTCCATGTTGCTGTTGTCGGCAGCCTGGGCGGTCGAAACGGCGGCCATGCTCAGGGCGGAACCAAGGGCCAGAACCAGGGCGGTGGCGGACAGGGTGCGGGTGGTAGCAGTCATGATGTTTCTCCGGTTTCAACTTGGGTTGGAACAAGCGATGTGCGCTTGCTTACCCCTCTAGAGAAACGACTTGGGAATGCGTTACAGCGATCGCGAAAATAATTTTCAAAGCGCAAAAAAAAACGGCCCGAAGGCCGTTTTTTGTTTGTAGCGATCCATCAACCGCCGAGGTACGCCTCGCGTACTTTCGGGTCGGTCAGTAGCGCTTCGCCGGTGCCTTGCATCACCACCCGGCCGTTTTCCAGCACGTAGGCTCGGTCAGCGATTTTCAGCGCCTGGTTGGCGTTCTGCTCGACCAGGAACACCGTCACACCGTCCTTGCGCAGCTGTTCGATGATGTCGAAGATCTGCTGGATGATGATCGGTGCCAGGCCCAGTGACGGTTCGTCGAGCAGCAGCAGTTTCGGCTTGCTCATCAGCGCCCGGCCGATGGCGAGCATTTGCTGTTCGCCGCCGGACATGGTGCCGCCGCGCTGGTTGAAGCGTTCTTTCAGGCGTGGGAAAAGTCCGAGAACCTTGTCCATCTGTTCCTGATAGTCGCCCTTGTCGGTGAAGAAGCCGCCCATGGACAGGTTTTCTTCGACGGTCAGACGGGCAAACACCCGACGACCTTCCGGCACCACGGCGATGCTCTTGCGCATGATCTGCGACGAGTCCTGGCCGACCAGTTCCTCACCCATGTAGCGGATGCTGCCGCTGTGCGCCTGCGGTGAACCGCAAAGCGTCATCAGCAGGGTGGACTTGCCGGCACCGTTGGCGCCGATCAGGGTCACGATCTCGCCCTGGCGGACTTCGACGTTGACGCTGTGCAGGGCCTGGATCTTGCCGTAGAAGGTGGAAACGTTTTCGAACTGCAGCATTTACGCTTCCCCCAGGTAGGCTTTGATCACTTCAGGATTGTCGCGGATCTGTTCCGGCGTGCCGTCGGCCAGAGGTGTGCCCTGGTTGATCACGACGATGTGGTCGGAAATGCTCATGACCAGTTTCATGTCGTGTTCGATCAGCAACACGGTGACGTTGTGTTCTTCACGCAGCACGCTGATCAGCGCCTTCAGGTCTTCGGTTTCCTTCGGGTTCAGACCGGCAGCGGGTTCGTCGAGCATGAGGATCCGTGGACGGGTCATCATGCAGCGAGCGATTTCCAGGCGACGCTGCTGACCGTACGCCAGGGTGCCGGCCGGACGGTTGGCGAACTCCTTGAGGTTGACCTTGTCCAGCCAGTACTCGGCGTATTCCATGGCCTCGCGCTCGCTTTTGCGGAACGCCGGGGTCTTGAACAGGCCGGACAGGAAGTTGGTGTTCAGGTGACGGTGCTGGGCGATCAACAGGTTCTCGACCGCCGTCATGTCCTTGAACAACCGCACGTTCTGGAAGGTGCGCACCACACCCTTGAGGGCGATCTTGTGGCCAGGCAGGCCTTCGATCGGCTCGCCATCGAGCTTGATGCTGCCGCCGCTCGGCTTGTAGAAACCGGTCAGGCAGTTGAACACGGTGGTCTTGCCCGCGCCGTTAGGCCCGATCAGCGCCACCACTTGTTTCTCTTTCACGGTCAGGGCCACGCCGTTGACCGCCAGCAGACCGCCGAAGCGCATGCTCAGATTTTCGACTTTCAGGATCTCGCGGCTCATTTGCGCAGCTCCATGTGAGGACGTTGCATGGGCAGCAGACCTTGAGGTCGCCAGATCATCATCAGCACCATCAGGGCGCCGAACATCAGCATGCGGTACTCACTGAACTCACGCATCATTTCCGGCAGCAGGATCATCACGACCGCCGCCAGTACCACGCCCAGCTGAGAGCCCATGCCGCCCAGCACCACGATGGCGAGAATGGTCGCCGACTCGATGAAGGTAAAGGACTCCGGCGTTACCAGACCCTGACGGGCGGCGAAGAAGCTGCCGGCGAAACCGGCGAAGCAGGCACCCAGGGTGAACGCTGAAAGCTTGATGAGCGTCGGGTTCAGGCCCAATGCACGGCAGGCGATCTCGTCCTCGCGCAACGCCTCCCAGGCACGGCCCAGAGGCATGCGCAGCAAGCGGTTGATGACGAACAGCGCGAACAGCGCCAGGAACAACGCCACCAGATACAGGAAGATCACCTTGTTGATCGAGTTGTATTCCAGGCCGAAGTATTCGTGGAACGTCTGCAGACCCTCGGCGGCTTTACGTTCGAAGGTCAGACCGAAGAACGTTGGCTTCTCGATGTTGCTGATACCGTTCGGGCCGCCGGTGATGTCGGTGAGGTTGCGCAGGAACAGACGGATGATTTCACCGAAGCCCAGCGTCACGATCGCCAGATAGTCACCGCGCAGACGCAGTACCGGGAAACCGAGCAGGAAGCCGAAGGTGGCCGCCATCAGTCCGGCGATCGGCAGGCAGATCCAGAAGCTCAGGCCGTAGTAGTGCGACAGCAGCGCATAACTGTAGGCGCCGACGGCATAGAAGCCGACGTAACCGAGGTCGAGCAGGCCAGCCAGGCCGACCACGATGTTCAGGCCCAGGCCGAGCATCACGTAGATCAGCACCAGCGTCGCGATATCCACCGCGCCGCGAGAACCGAAAAACGGCCAGACCAGTGCACCGATGATCAACGCAATGATGATCCAGCGCTGAGTGGTCGGCAGGGTCAGGAAGCTGCTGGCCTTGGCCGGCATTTTTGGCAGGTTCGGCGAGGATTTCCACGCCGCGCCGATCTGCTGGTCGAACAGCACACGCAGGAACATCAACACAGAGCAGACGGCAATGGTGATCAATGTCGAGGTACTGGTGCCATGCACTTCGAGGTTGATGCCGACGATGGTCAGCTTCAGACCGAGTACCGGGTAGGCCACTGCCCACACCAGCAGGGCGCTGAACAGCGCCTGTTTAAGATTCCTAGTCATACTTTCTCAACCTCCGGACGACCCAACAGGCCGGTTGGCCGGAACAACAGCACCAGAACCAGCAGCCCGAACGCCACGACGTCCTTGTACTGGTCGCCGAAGATATCGGCACCAAAGGCTTCCGCCACACCCAGCACCAGCCCGCCGAGCATGGCGCCGGGGATGCTGCCGATGCCGCCCAGTACCGCGGCGGTGAAGGCCTTGAGGCCGACAAGGAAGCCGGCGTTCGGGTTGATCACGCCGTATTGCATGCTCAGCAGCACGGCTGCGATGGCCGCCAGCGCAGCACCGATGACGAAGGTCAGGGCGATGATGTTGTTGGTGTTGATGCCCAGCAGGTTGGCCATCTTGATGTCTTCGGCACAGGCACGGCAGGCGCGACCCAGACGAGAGCGGGAGATGAACAGCGTCAGGCCGAGCATGGCGACCAGGGTCACCACGAAAACCACGATTTGCATGTAGGAAATCAGCACTTCATGTGCGCCACCTGGTCCGATGGAGAAGTTGCCGGGGATCAGGTTGGGGATGGATTTGTCCTTGGAGTCTTGCGCCAGCAGAACCGTGTTCTGCAGGAAGATCGACATACCGATGGCGGAAATCAGCGGGATCAGACGGTTGCTGCCGCGCAAGGGGCGGTAGGCGACCCGTTCGATGCTGTAACCGTAGGCACTGGTCACGACGATGGTTGCGAGAAAAGCGGCGGTCATCAACAGCGGAACACTGTCGAGTCCCATCATGGACAGCCCGGCGATGGCGATGAATGCCACGTAGGAGCCGATCATGTACACCTCGCCATGGGCGAAGTTGATCATTCCAATGATGCCGTAGACCATCGTATAGCCGATGGCGATCAGGGCATACGTGCTGCCAATGGTCATGCCATTAACCAGCTGTTGGAAGAAGTGATAGATGTCAGGCATTACAGCGCTCCTAAAAACCTGATACGCATTTCACTGGTGGAGTCATTTTCCCGCCCGGCCCCGTGGATCTTTATCCACTTCGAATCCGGGTTTTGCCAGCGAACCGCTGATGACGGTTTTGAGATTTTCAGGTGGGGAGACTGGCGGATCACGCCAGTGCGGCCCAATACATTCGTAAAACAAAGCCCACGGCACGCCGTGGGCTTTATTGGCAGTCAGTCAGGCAGCGCCTTACTGAGGCGAAACTTCGGTTTTAGGTTTGCCGAAGTGCCACTCGTAGACCACGAATTTGAAGTCCTTCAGGTCGCCCTTGGCGTCGAAGCTCAGGTCACCGGTAGGGGTCTTGAAGGTGCCGGCGTGAATGGCGGCCGCCACTTTGGCAGGGTCTTCGGATTTGGCAGCGGTGATACCCTGGGCAATCACTTCAACCGCCGAGTAGGACGGGAACACGAACGGGCCGCTCGGGTCTTCTTTCTTCGCCTTGAAGTCTTCAGCCAGCTTCTGGTTGGCCGGATCCTGGTCGAAGGACTTCGGCAGGGTTACCAGCAGGCCTTCGGACGCGTCCTTGGCGATCTGCGAGATGGAGTCGTTACCCACGCCTTCCGGACCCATGAACTTGGCTTTCAGGCCTTTTTCCTGGGACTGACGCAGGATCAGGCCCAGCTCCGGGTGGTAGCCGCCGTAGTAGACGAAGTCGACGTTGGCTTGCTTGAGCTTGGAGATCATCGAGGAGAAGTCTTTGTCGCCGGCGTTGACGCCTTCGAACACGGCAACCTTGACGCCTTTGCCTTCCAAAGTTTTCTTCACGGCGGTGGCAATGCCTTCGCCGTATTGCTGTTTGTCGTGCAGAACAGCAACGATTTTCGGTTTCACGTGATCGGCAATGTAGTTACCGGCGGCAGGGCCCTGGGCGCTGTCCAGACCGATGGTGCGGAACACCATTTTGTAACCACGGCTGGTGATGTCCGGGCTGGTGGCAGCCGGGGTAATCATGATCACGCCTTCGTCTTCGTAAACGTCCGAAGCAGGCTGGGTGGAGCTGGAGCACAGGTGACCGACCACGAACTTGACGCCGTCGTTGACGACCTTGTTCGCAACGGCTACCGCTTGTTTCGGGTCGCAAGCGTCATCGTATTCAACGGCTTCGAGCTTCTTGCCGTCGACGCCGCCCTTGGCGTTGATCTGTTCGATGGCCATTTTGGCGCCACTGAACTGCATGTCGCCGTACTGGGCTACCGGGCCGGTTTTAGGGCCGGCGATACCGATCTTGATGGTGTCAGCTGCGAACGAATGGCTGGCAACCCCGGCCAGTACCATAGCGGCAAACAGTTTGGAAATCTGCTTAGTAGCCTTAGTCATAGTGCTCCACTCTTACTGTTGTATTTTTTTAGAGTCCTGACGCCGTAGCAGCAGAACCGGGCTGGATATCTTCGCGATACCTTCCGGAAATGCCCCCGGCAACTGTACCGGTACAGTGTAGAGCGCCGGTTGTTGGCCTGGGAAGCTGGCGCCCAGGGGCAAATTCTGGAGATGTCGCTTTAGTGAAAGAAAAAGACAGAATTGCGGCGGGACGTTCAAAGGGCTTATACCCCGATCATCAGCATTCCCTGGCCTTCCTGCTCTTTTCGTTCGGTACAGCCTTTTGCTACCGGGTTTTTCTGCCGGACCACCGACGTTATCATTCGCGCCGATTTCTTTTCCGGACAGTCCCATGAATCA
This genomic window contains:
- a CDS encoding DUF692 domain-containing protein, with translation MITSCDHASPRTRAALTGLPPRAGLGLKTGHFREVLGSLPDIGFFEVHAENYMVAGGPFHHFLGLIREAYPLSLHGVGLSIGAEGPLDVQHLKRLSALIERYQPHSFSEHLAWSTHGPVFLNDLLPLAYDTPTLNRVCDHIDQVQSTLKRPMLLENPATYLAFERSTMDEADFIREVIRRSGCGLLLDVNNVYVSCINHQRDPLAYLDALPLHAVGEIHLAGFAEDSDSLGDRLLIDDHGAPVDQAVWSLYRQALERVGPVATLIERDNQVPAFDVLMAEAQQADALLLCAGVRP
- the livH gene encoding high-affinity branched-chain amino acid ABC transporter permease LivH, with the translated sequence MPDIYHFFQQLVNGMTIGSTYALIAIGYTMVYGIIGMINFAHGEVYMIGSYVAFIAIAGLSMMGLDSVPLLMTAAFLATIVVTSAYGYSIERVAYRPLRGSNRLIPLISAIGMSIFLQNTVLLAQDSKDKSIPNLIPGNFSIGPGGAHEVLISYMQIVVFVVTLVAMLGLTLFISRSRLGRACRACAEDIKMANLLGINTNNIIALTFVIGAALAAIAAVLLSMQYGVINPNAGFLVGLKAFTAAVLGGIGSIPGAMLGGLVLGVAEAFGADIFGDQYKDVVAFGLLVLVLLFRPTGLLGRPEVEKV
- a CDS encoding ABC transporter ATP-binding protein, with translation MLQFENVSTFYGKIQALHSVNVEVRQGEIVTLIGANGAGKSTLLMTLCGSPQAHSGSIRYMGEELVGQDSSQIMRKSIAVVPEGRRVFARLTVEENLSMGGFFTDKGDYQEQMDKVLGLFPRLKERFNQRGGTMSGGEQQMLAIGRALMSKPKLLLLDEPSLGLAPIIIQQIFDIIEQLRKDGVTVFLVEQNANQALKIADRAYVLENGRVVMQGTGEALLTDPKVREAYLGG
- a CDS encoding DUF2063 domain-containing protein, whose protein sequence is MSTQAVFSAALLDVGLPCPDGLCSANGADPASRFAVYRNNVQGSLSNALADSYPVVMQLVGEEFFRAMAGIFIQNHPPQSPMMSDYGSDLADFISRFEPASSVPYLADVARLERLRTLAYHAADIAPLSQDRIAAAFADQEGLSRLQIGLHPSLHVLDSAFAVVDIWAAHQQDATLAGIDLNQAQHTLILRNGLEVEVFAVDPGVSQFIRQLKAGLSLTLALESTEAFDLSQTLALLISRQSITHLHHKVSP
- the livG gene encoding high-affinity branched-chain amino acid ABC transporter ATP-binding protein LivG, producing the protein MSREILKVENLSMRFGGLLAVNGVALTVKEKQVVALIGPNGAGKTTVFNCLTGFYKPSGGSIKLDGEPIEGLPGHKIALKGVVRTFQNVRLFKDMTAVENLLIAQHRHLNTNFLSGLFKTPAFRKSEREAMEYAEYWLDKVNLKEFANRPAGTLAYGQQRRLEIARCMMTRPRILMLDEPAAGLNPKETEDLKALISVLREEHNVTVLLIEHDMKLVMSISDHIVVINQGTPLADGTPEQIRDNPEVIKAYLGEA
- a CDS encoding branched-chain amino acid ABC transporter substrate-binding protein; the protein is MTKATKQISKLFAAMVLAGVASHSFAADTIKIGIAGPKTGPVAQYGDMQFSGAKMAIEQINAKGGVDGKKLEAVEYDDACDPKQAVAVANKVVNDGVKFVVGHLCSSSTQPASDVYEDEGVIMITPAATSPDITSRGYKMVFRTIGLDSAQGPAAGNYIADHVKPKIVAVLHDKQQYGEGIATAVKKTLEGKGVKVAVFEGVNAGDKDFSSMISKLKQANVDFVYYGGYHPELGLILRQSQEKGLKAKFMGPEGVGNDSISQIAKDASEGLLVTLPKSFDQDPANQKLAEDFKAKKEDPSGPFVFPSYSAVEVIAQGITAAKSEDPAKVAAAIHAGTFKTPTGDLSFDAKGDLKDFKFVVYEWHFGKPKTEVSPQ
- a CDS encoding high-affinity branched-chain amino acid ABC transporter permease LivM; translated protein: MTRNLKQALFSALLVWAVAYPVLGLKLTIVGINLEVHGTSTSTLITIAVCSVLMFLRVLFDQQIGAAWKSSPNLPKMPAKASSFLTLPTTQRWIIIALIIGALVWPFFGSRGAVDIATLVLIYVMLGLGLNIVVGLAGLLDLGYVGFYAVGAYSYALLSHYYGLSFWICLPIAGLMAATFGFLLGFPVLRLRGDYLAIVTLGFGEIIRLFLRNLTDITGGPNGISNIEKPTFFGLTFERKAAEGLQTFHEYFGLEYNSINKVIFLYLVALFLALFALFVINRLLRMPLGRAWEALREDEIACRALGLNPTLIKLSAFTLGACFAGFAGSFFAARQGLVTPESFTFIESATILAIVVLGGMGSQLGVVLAAVVMILLPEMMREFSEYRMLMFGALMVLMMIWRPQGLLPMQRPHMELRK
- a CDS encoding DUF2282 domain-containing protein, coding for MTATTRTLSATALVLALGSALSMAAVSTAQAADNSNMEKCFGVAMKGHNDCAAGAGTTCAGTAKMDYQANSWKFVPKGTCTTTESKTSPTGFGQMEAFKAKS